The Brassica oleracea var. oleracea cultivar TO1000 chromosome C7, BOL, whole genome shotgun sequence sequence AAATATAGAGGACACATGCGTCCTCCTCTATCACTCACTCTGTATAAAGCTTTCAAGAAACTACAAAGAGTTTCTCACAGAAAAGAATTTGCTAATGGATTCACAAGCGCAGTTGCAGCGTACTCATGCTCATCATCATCAAGCAGAGGAACCAATCAAGATTCACCATCCAGGTTATATACCAAACTGAACTCTAATTTTCAGAACCAACGTAAGCTAATGGATGTGTTTCTATGTGTTTTGGATGCAGAGGAAGAAGGGCATCATGAGAAAGGACCATCGAAAGTTCTGAAGAAAGTGAAGGAAAAGGCAAAGAAGATAAAGAACGTTCTTACTAAACATGGACATGGTCATGAGCATGATCGTGGAGGAGAACAACACATCCCCGACGATCACGATCTTGACGAGGAAGATACTGAAGATTACGACGTAGGTCAACAAGTCCACGGTGGTGCACCAGGTTTGTCTATCCCTTACATTACTTCACTTTAAAAGCAGTTTATTGATTGGATTCGTGTCGGCAGCGCGAGGAAAAGCTCATCACGTTTCTGATCCACCGATGAAGGAGGAGATAGTTCCTCCAGGGACAAAGGCTTTCCCGGTCGTGTCCTCTTCCCACACTAAAGTCTCAGAGCCAAACAAAGGAGTTGAACCAGCACGAGCCCCCAATGCCTCTCAAGCTCTGCCTCAGCCTGTAAGACCGTCCGGTGTGTCGGGAAAAGAAGAAAAAAGAGGCACAGGCGCTGCTACGATGACGCCGCATAACACGCCAGTGTCTTTGCTCTCTTCAACAGAAGATGTCACGAGTACGTTTGCTCCTGGTGAACAACGTAAAGTCCATGTCGAGAGAAACAGAGTATTGGAGGAAGACCCGTCTGCTCCAGGTAAAGGGATGTCGAATTATCAGTCCAAAGTCACTGATCCCACGGGAAAAGGTTAATAGCTTGTCTCCCACGTCTTAGGGTTTTCAATTATGTTCTTTGACTCTTGCTATTTTTGTATCTCAGCTGGTGGAGAAGTTGGAGCAGCGCAGACTATAGCAGCTCTCGCGAGGTTGACAGGAACAGGTGGAGATGATCAACTAGGGCATGGAAGAGATCTGCCTGAGAGAAGACACGGTTTTGAGAGAGAACTTCCGGCGAGGAGACATGACTTGGATGTGAAGTCAGGAGCCTCTTTGGGCAAAGATTTTCCGATAGGAACTCAAACTAATCAGAACGCTGAACGTTTTGATCAACAGAGGGGTGATGAAACGCATCAGCCGGATCAGAGCAGCTACACCGACAAGATCACCTCAGTGACTTCGGTCGTGGCGGATAAAGCTGCGGCGGCCAAAAACGTCGTCGCCTCGAAGCTTGGATACTCCGGGGAAGGTGGAAACGTAGGAGCTGAGACTCCGAGCTCCGGGGAAGGATACGGGACCAAGGTTGCATCGGTGGTGAC is a genomic window containing:
- the LOC106304918 gene encoding low-temperature-induced 65 kDa protein, whose amino-acid sequence is MDSQAQLQRTHAHHHQAEEPIKIHHPEEEGHHEKGPSKVLKKVKEKAKKIKNVLTKHGHGHEHDRGGEQHIPDDHDLDEEDTEDYDVGQQVHGGAPARGKAHHVSDPPMKEEIVPPGTKAFPVVSSSHTKVSEPNKGVEPARAPNASQALPQPVRPSGVSGKEEKRGTGAATMTPHNTPVSLLSSTEDVTSTFAPGEQRKVHVERNRVLEEDPSAPGKGMSNYQSKVTDPTGKAGGEVGAAQTIAALARLTGTGGDDQLGHGRDLPERRHGFERELPARRHDLDVKSGASLGKDFPIGTQTNQNAERFDQQRGDETHQPDQSSYTDKITSVTSVVADKAAAAKNVVASKLGYSGEGGNVGAETPSSGEGYGTKVASVVTPVYEKVKETGANVMTKRPFSGGTEETHQGQDKGVSAKEYVAEKLSPGEEDKALSEVVAEKLHLGGDTTAEPKKGTVTQSKAVEERLGGFPDPKSEGAIKHGERYAEEGEGGMVDKLTGAVTSWISGTTEEVTQKSTESVQESSQSVGATIGNMGFSGSGADGAGQRSGEKRGSVPVQKKFQEN